In Aedes albopictus strain Foshan chromosome 3, AalbF5, whole genome shotgun sequence, the following are encoded in one genomic region:
- the LOC134291725 gene encoding snRNA-activating protein complex subunit 1-like has product MMSELSRGFREDCYDFLAEFTRHESTEFRHFCYEWKRMNFQFVFYGRNTDVEMIAFVTEALAIVKKIFMNSKKPLERIGAFYMLYALYFKQPTEQFCKIRVTTTDWAEFKQFVQSPTFEHHSLEVAAIFWKMFVGDAFRFVQDEFEYGYDAFFVRGDQSGRFDDKARDSFKVVRQAEKEFRTMKTNTGLYTALDALEMGYNEMKESLEGEYLGLYSKLYVEMRLRPAHICMARKKSWKHSRGTL; this is encoded by the exons atgatGAGTGAACTGTCGCGCGGCTTCCGCGAAGATTGCTACGACTTCTTAGCGGAGTTTACCCGCCACGAATCGACAGAATTCCGTCACTTCTGCTACGAATGGAAACGAATGAACTTCCAGTTTGTGTTCTA TGGAAGGAACACTGACGTGGAAATGATTGCCTTTGTGACGGAGGCATTGGCCATCGTGAAGAAGATTTTCATGAACTCGAAAAAGCCGCTGGAGAGAATCGGAGCGTTCTATATGTTGTATGCGCTTTACTTTAAGCAGCCGACCGAGCAGTTCTGCAAGATCCGGGTCACTACCACGGATTGGGCCGAATTCAAACAATTTGTCCAGAGCCCGACGTTCGAGCATCATTCGCTGGAGGTTGCGGCCATTTTCTGGAAGATGTTCGTCGGAGATGCTTTTCGGTTCGTGCAGGACGAGTTCGAGTATGGGTACGATGCGTTCTTTGTCAGAGGTGATCAATCGGGGCGGTTCGACGATAAGGCGAGAGATTCGTTCAAAGTTGTACGACAGGCCGAGAAGGAGTTCCGGACGATGAAGACCAATACGGGATTGTATACGGCGCTGGATGCGCTGGAGATGGGGTACAACGAGATGAAGGAGTCGTTAGAAGGTGAGTATCTAGGTTTATATTCGAAGTTGTATGTTGAGATGAggcttagaccggcccacatttgtatggcgagaaagaaaagttggaaacattcacggggcaccctctag
- the LOC115259962 gene encoding juvenile hormone esterase-like yields MYFIALLILVVHLGASTTFARPGQPPIVHTGLGSIRGTILESRLGRKFYAFRGIRYANAPVGQLRFQPPQPVDAWNGMLDATEDGPMCPQPALDQSDVSEDCLRLNVYSSVIPGDNVRIAPTDVLVYLHPGGFYVFSGQSKNNAGPQNLMDQDVVLVTINYRLGSLGFMSTGTKDCPGNAGFKDQVMALKWVQDHISAFGGRSDSVTLMGYSAGALSNTLHMVSPMSKGLFHRVIVMSASGVSQVQIPTDQIHLAQKQATLLNCTTADIAEMVECLREKPASDYADTLADMFVLSWNPVLLWTAVVEPDFGQERFLIEDPTESFLKGDFVKVPVIAGITQDEFAGPAVSFLRNDTLRNELDTNFDTLAPVLFLYDDYPNRLNITRQLREKFLGDEPLSLNRSIQGLNYLFADSLIGFAVHRFVQLVSPHTPVYQYKFSYVGRYSFFYYPDDRTPYGAVHHDDLLYLLSIPSVAPIFNATDPESKTVECLTGMWTAFAKSGDPNTVQGIDKPNWIPVTEREDNYLNIGEDFKMEAGLFTERFSFWDQLFPLPEVQ; encoded by the exons ATGTATTTCATTGCGCTGCTCATTTTGGTTGTCCATCTGGGGGCGTCCACAACGTTCGCCCGTCCCGGTCAACCTCCCATCGTGCACACCGGACTCGGCAGCATCCGGGGTACGATTTTGGAGTCCCGCCTGGGACGAAAATTCTACGCTTTTCGCGGTATTCGGTATGCTAACGCACCTGTGGGACAGCTTCGGTTCCAACCACCTCAGCCTGTGGACGCCTGGAACGGGATGCTAGATGCCACGGAAGATGGGCCGATGTGTCCACAGCCGGCCCTGGACCAGAGTGATGTGTCGGAGGATTGCTTAAGGCTGAACGTGTATTCCAGTGTTATACCGGGTGATAATGTGAGAATTGCGCCGACGGACGTGCTGGTTTACCTTCATCCGGGAGGGTTCTACGTATTCTCCGGACAGAGCAAGAACAATGCCGGGCCACAGAACTTGATGGATCAGGACGTGGTCCTGGTGACGATCAACTATCGTTTGGGATCGTTGGGTTTCATGAGCACCGGAACGAAGGACTGCCCAGGGAATGCCGGATTCAAGGATCAAGTGATGGCTTTGAAGTGGGTTCAGGATCACATTTCGGCTTTTGGAGGACGCTCGGATTCCGTTACTCTGATGGGATACAGTGCCGGAGCGTTGAGCAATACTTTGCACATGGTATCACCGATGTCAAAGGGTTTGTTCCATCGAGTGATTGTGatgagtgcttccggagtgagtcAGGTACAAATACCAACGGATCAGATCCATCTAGCTCAGAAACAGGCGACACTGTTGAACTGTACTACAGCAGATATTGCGGAAATGGTCGAATGTTTGAGGGAAAAACCAGCGTCAGATTATGCGGATACTTTGGCTGACATGTTTGTCCTGTCTTGGAACCCGGTTCTGCTCTGGACGGCGGTGGTAGAACCGGATTTTGGACAAGAGCGATTTCTGATAGAAGATCCTACGGAGTCCTTCTTGAAAGGTGACTTCGTGAAGGTTCCAGTTATTGCTGGAATAACTCAGGACGAGTTTGCGGGGCCAGCTGTATCATTTTTGCGAAACGATACACTGAGAAATGAGCTGGATACGAATTTTGACACACTTGCACCAGTTCTTTTCTTATACGACGATTATCCTAATCGATTGAACATCACGAGACAACTACGAGAGAAATTTCTAGGTGATGAACCGCTTAGTCTGAACCGATCAATACAAGGGTTGAATTAT CTATTTGCCGACAGCCTGATTGGGTTTGCAGTTCATCGTTTTGTTCAACTAGTTTCGCCACACACCCCGGTCTATCAGTACAAATTCTCCTACGTCGGACGGTACAGTTTCTTCTACTATCCTGACGATCGAACTCCGTACGGAGCCGTTCACCATGACGATTTGCTGTATTTGCTGTCGATCCCATCGGTGGCGCCCATTTTCAACGCAACCGATCCGGAAAGCAAAACCGTAGAGTGTCTCACGGGAATGTGGACAGCGTTCGCTAAATCTGG AGATCCTAACACCGTTCAAGGAATCGACAAACCCAACTGGATTCCCGTTACGGAACGAGAAGACAACTATCTCAACATTGGGGAAGATTTCAAGATGGAAGCAGGGCTCTTTACCGAAAGATTTTCTTTCTGGGATCAACTGTTCCCGCTGCCGGAGGTTCAGTAA
- the LOC134291723 gene encoding protein Dr1-like, which produces MSDPHDELCPPNNPEDDELTLPRASINKIIKELVPSIRVANESRELILNCCTEFIHLISSEANEVCNMRNKKTINAEHVLEALDRLGFRDYKQEAEAVLNDCKQVAAKRRRQSTRLENLGIPEEELLRQQQELFAKAREEQAAAEQQQWYSLQQNAELYQRQTSQDEDDSDDY; this is translated from the exons ATGTCGGATCCCCACGATGAACTCTGTCCACCAAATAACCCAGAAGATGATGAGCTAACACTGCCAAGAGCCAGCATCAACAAAATAATCAAGGAACTG GTTCCTTCTATACGGGTGGCCAACGAGAGCCGAGAACTGATTCTCAACTGTTGCACGGAATTCATTCACCTGATTAGTTCCGAGGCGAACGAAGTTTGCAACATGCGGAACAAGAAAACGATCAACGCCGAGCACGTACTGGAAGCGCTGGATCGACTCGGTTTCAGGGACTACAAACAGGAAGCGGAAGCCGTGCTGAACGACTGCAAACAGGTGGCAGCGAAGCGACGGCGGCAAAGTACCCGGTTGGAAAATCTGGGCATTCCGGAGGAGGAGCTACTGCGGCAACAGCAGGAACTGTTTGCCAAGGCACGGGAAGAACAGGCGGCCGCCGAGCAGCAACAGTGGTACAGTCTGCAGCAGAATGCCGAGCTTTACCAGAGGCAAACGTCCCAGGATGAGGACGACAGCGATGATTACTAG